One Mycobacteriales bacterium genomic region harbors:
- a CDS encoding cytochrome c maturation protein CcmE: protein MTVPDTVRRRAPWRLLTLAVVVLAAVGVLAATGLQGSLVYYKTTSELLADPSLQGERLRLGGLVVPASVSRGPDGVSFVLTDGVQEVRVVNSEQPRGVFTEGQGALVEGIFGADGVFRSDLLLVKHGNEYKAPEEPGEPPAVKDVSR, encoded by the coding sequence ATGACCGTTCCGGACACGGTGCGGCGGCGCGCGCCGTGGCGGCTGCTCACCCTCGCAGTCGTCGTGCTGGCCGCCGTCGGCGTGCTGGCCGCCACCGGACTGCAGGGCAGCCTCGTCTACTACAAGACGACCAGCGAGCTGCTGGCCGACCCGTCCCTGCAGGGGGAGCGGCTGCGGCTCGGCGGCCTGGTGGTGCCCGCGTCGGTCAGCCGTGGCCCGGACGGCGTCAGCTTCGTGCTCACCGACGGGGTCCAGGAGGTACGGGTCGTCAACTCCGAGCAGCCCCGGGGGGTCTTCACCGAAGGGCAGGGTGCCTTGGTCGAGGGCATCTTCGGCGCCGACGGCGTCTTCCGGTCCGACCTGCTGCTCGTCAAGCACGGCAACGAGTACAAGGCGCCGGAGGAGCCCGGCGAGCCGCCGGCGGTCAAGGACGTCTCGCGATGA
- a CDS encoding cytochrome c-type biogenesis CcmF C-terminal domain-containing protein: protein MRYLLGPAGLTLGLVFSAAATLWWAVAARGSARAARQGRAASATAALGAFLAVVAMLNALVQHDFAVRYVAENGGRAVPLYYTVISLWAALEGSLLLWLLVLTGMTLLAVHRVHPRAGNLHPSAMSVLSGISAFFFALALFAGNAFDRVSPVPADGPGPNPLLQDHPLMGIHPPLLYLGYVGMAIPFAYAIAALITGRTGPAWVSVVRSWTLVAWTALTAGVVLGGWWAYEVLGWGGYWAWDPVENVSVLPWFTATALLHSILVQKRRATLRLWNLTLAVATFCLVIFGTFLTRSGVIESVHAFSQSTIGPILLGFLLLVLLASGALFVWRSDRLRDDDALLRTVSRETAFLGNNLLLAGLAFTILLGTTFPLLVETFTGDRISVGAPYFTRMAVPMALLLVLLMGVGPLLPWGSAQGAVLGPLLLPGAVAGLLTVGALGLSGLRGVSALLTFGLAAFVLVTHATRLVVDVRHTRSGSGTGAGRAVVRTLLSQRRTYGGLLVHLGFVLTAVAVAASSTYASSSTARLTTGQTVATGAWTATLEGVHSLEGDRRDSIVADLRLCHRGQDVGVYQPMLSTYPRLQQAVGTPSVRTTFTEDAYLVLTEIDPETSMATVRLAVNPMMLWLWIAVGVMVLGAAVAGWPRRRPAQVPEVLPQVAPAAVEQRRPEREHV from the coding sequence ATGAGGTACCTGCTCGGGCCGGCCGGCCTCACCCTCGGGCTGGTCTTCTCGGCCGCCGCCACCCTGTGGTGGGCGGTGGCCGCCCGCGGCAGCGCCCGCGCCGCCCGTCAGGGACGGGCCGCCAGCGCCACCGCCGCACTGGGGGCGTTCCTGGCCGTCGTCGCGATGCTCAACGCACTGGTGCAGCACGACTTCGCCGTCCGCTACGTCGCCGAGAACGGCGGGCGCGCCGTCCCGCTCTACTACACCGTCATCAGCCTGTGGGCGGCGCTCGAGGGCTCACTGCTGCTCTGGCTGCTCGTGCTGACCGGCATGACGCTGCTGGCCGTGCACCGCGTCCATCCGCGGGCCGGGAACCTGCACCCGTCGGCGATGAGCGTGCTGTCCGGCATCAGCGCCTTCTTCTTCGCGCTCGCGCTGTTCGCCGGCAACGCCTTCGACCGGGTCAGCCCGGTCCCCGCCGACGGCCCGGGGCCGAACCCGCTGCTGCAGGACCACCCGCTGATGGGCATCCACCCGCCGCTGCTCTACCTCGGCTACGTCGGCATGGCCATCCCCTTCGCCTACGCCATCGCGGCACTGATCACGGGCCGCACGGGGCCGGCCTGGGTCTCAGTGGTGCGCAGCTGGACGCTCGTCGCGTGGACGGCGCTCACCGCCGGCGTGGTTCTGGGCGGCTGGTGGGCGTACGAGGTGCTCGGCTGGGGTGGCTACTGGGCCTGGGACCCGGTGGAGAACGTCTCAGTGCTGCCGTGGTTCACCGCCACGGCGCTGCTGCACTCGATCTTGGTGCAGAAGCGCCGGGCGACGCTGCGGCTGTGGAACCTCACCCTGGCCGTGGCCACCTTCTGCCTGGTCATCTTCGGCACCTTCCTCACCCGCAGCGGTGTCATCGAGAGCGTGCACGCGTTCAGCCAGTCCACGATCGGGCCGATTCTGCTCGGCTTCCTGCTGCTGGTCCTGCTCGCTTCCGGTGCGCTGTTCGTGTGGCGGTCGGACCGGCTACGGGACGACGACGCGCTGCTGCGCACCGTGTCGCGGGAGACCGCGTTCCTGGGCAACAACCTGCTGCTGGCCGGGCTGGCGTTCACGATCCTGCTCGGCACCACCTTCCCGCTGCTCGTCGAGACCTTCACCGGCGACCGGATCAGCGTCGGCGCCCCGTACTTCACCCGCATGGCCGTACCGATGGCGCTGCTGCTCGTCCTGCTCATGGGAGTCGGCCCGCTGCTGCCGTGGGGCAGCGCTCAGGGTGCGGTGCTCGGCCCGCTGCTGCTGCCGGGGGCGGTGGCCGGGCTGCTGACCGTCGGCGCGCTGGGCCTGTCCGGGCTGCGCGGCGTCAGCGCGCTGCTCACCTTCGGCCTGGCCGCCTTCGTCCTCGTCACGCACGCCACCCGGCTCGTCGTCGACGTGCGGCACACCCGCTCCGGATCCGGTACGGGCGCAGGTCGCGCCGTGGTTCGCACGCTGCTGTCCCAGCGCCGGACCTACGGCGGGCTGCTCGTGCACCTGGGTTTCGTGCTGACCGCCGTCGCCGTCGCCGCATCCTCGACGTACGCCTCGTCGAGCACCGCCCGGCTCACCACCGGGCAGACCGTCGCCACGGGGGCGTGGACCGCCACCCTCGAGGGCGTGCACAGCCTGGAGGGAGACCGCCGGGACTCGATCGTCGCCGACCTGCGGCTGTGCCACCGCGGGCAGGACGTCGGCGTCTACCAGCCCATGCTCAGCACCTACCCCCGGCTGCAGCAGGCGGTCGGCACCCCGTCGGTCCGCACCACCTTCACCGAGGACGCCTATCTGGTCCTGACCGAGATCGACCCCGAGACCTCGATGGCGACGGTGCGCCTGGCGGTCAACCCCATGATGCTGTGGCTGTGGATCGCCGTCGGCGTGATGGTGCTGGGCGCCGCGGTCGCCGGCTGGCCGCGCCGCCGCCCGGCGCAGGTGCCGGAGGTCCTGCCGCAGGTCGCTCCGGCAGCCGTGGAGCAACGCCGACCGGAGCGGGAGCACGTGTGA